From Streptomyces asiaticus, one genomic window encodes:
- a CDS encoding helix-turn-helix domain-containing protein, translating into MNNHGHLADFLQARRGQLRPEDVGLQTYGERRRVPGLRREELAMLAGISAPYYTRLEQGQSHNASREVLDAIAKALRLDDSERAHLHALANAPRRGRPAGRPRAERISPATSALLAAIEGTPAIVMGRRSDVLAWNRQGHGLFAGHLDLGSPDTPGRRPNMARLVFLDAHTRDLYTDWPAKARAVVGNLRLTAGRYPDDPLLAGLIGELTMGSPEFATMWADHRIVACDVADYEMRHPLVGTLTVTQQTLQSPQGNGPALVVATADPGSSSATALNLLAHATASEEATRPRHGAENRI; encoded by the coding sequence ATGAATAACCACGGGCACCTCGCCGACTTCCTTCAGGCACGCCGCGGCCAGCTGCGGCCGGAAGACGTCGGGCTGCAGACCTACGGCGAGCGGCGCCGGGTACCGGGGCTGCGCCGGGAGGAGCTCGCGATGCTCGCGGGAATCAGCGCGCCCTACTACACCCGCCTGGAGCAGGGCCAGTCGCACAACGCCTCGCGCGAGGTGCTCGACGCCATCGCGAAGGCCCTGCGACTGGATGACTCCGAGCGTGCCCATCTGCACGCCCTGGCCAATGCACCGAGACGCGGCAGGCCCGCGGGTCGGCCGCGTGCCGAACGCATATCCCCAGCAACCAGCGCTTTGCTGGCAGCCATCGAGGGCACACCCGCCATCGTCATGGGCCGCCGCAGCGACGTCCTGGCCTGGAACCGTCAAGGTCACGGGCTGTTCGCCGGCCATCTCGATCTGGGCAGCCCCGACACTCCGGGCCGACGGCCGAACATGGCCAGGCTGGTGTTCCTCGACGCGCACACCCGTGACCTGTACACAGACTGGCCCGCGAAGGCCCGGGCCGTGGTGGGCAACCTGCGTCTGACGGCTGGCCGATACCCCGATGATCCACTGCTGGCCGGACTGATCGGCGAGCTGACCATGGGTAGTCCGGAGTTCGCCACGATGTGGGCCGATCACCGGATCGTGGCCTGCGATGTCGCCGACTATGAGATGCGCCACCCGCTGGTCGGGACCCTGACGGTCACCCAGCAGACGCTGCAGAGCCCGCAAGGGAACGGCCCGGCCCTGGTGGTGGCCACAGCCGACCCCGGCTCCTCCTCCGCGACAGCCCTGAACCTGCTTGCCCACGCCACCGCATCGGAGGAAGCGACCCGGCCGCGCCACGGCGCCGAAAACCGCATCTGA
- a CDS encoding SRPBCC family protein, producing MSITTPDPQHPLAGLDLTPFAFTRRCWVDGTPDSVYRLISDVSLIETWSPSASEVSYAPGDGPWVGARFSGLNRRDQREWVTHSEVVQADPGRAFAFVVGGADHGIVRWSWHFREQGTGSIVEQSWQLLRTDPVLGATREDVIALRDHMADSAEATLVALAEWIVADRAR from the coding sequence ATGAGCATCACCACCCCCGACCCACAGCATCCGCTTGCCGGGCTCGACCTCACTCCCTTCGCCTTCACCCGGCGGTGCTGGGTCGACGGAACGCCGGACTCCGTCTACCGCCTCATCAGCGACGTATCACTGATCGAGACGTGGAGCCCGAGCGCCAGCGAGGTGAGCTACGCGCCGGGCGACGGTCCCTGGGTCGGCGCCCGGTTCAGCGGCCTCAACCGCCGGGACCAGCGCGAATGGGTCACCCACTCCGAGGTGGTGCAGGCCGATCCAGGCCGCGCCTTCGCCTTCGTCGTCGGCGGAGCCGATCACGGCATCGTGCGCTGGAGTTGGCACTTCCGCGAGCAGGGCACCGGCAGCATCGTCGAGCAGTCCTGGCAACTGCTGCGCACCGATCCGGTCCTGGGCGCCACACGCGAGGACGTCATCGCGCTGCGCGACCACATGGCCGACAGCGCGGAGGCCACGTTGGTCGCCCTGGCGGAATGGATCGTCGCCGACCGTGCCCGCTGA